Proteins encoded within one genomic window of Hermetia illucens chromosome 2, iHerIll2.2.curated.20191125, whole genome shotgun sequence:
- the LOC119649824 gene encoding early growth response protein 1-like, producing MTMAESTDPMGHHNSQPPHHQAHHYGHSHPVNNNHPYVTNNNMPWKQRKRKRLSAVVDKLANNNVAIHNNNQGESSYKIPCTYPGGRSSSGEESEELSNSGDSPRVSVSPFQTNEAIDNQLRVDIKTELPSPYDRYFPIASPLFGYLRNKYFTELCRRTNDFYASPPGATQLSSQNQQSQPQQHDQSPSRQLQHDQRPSPSQHSPTVHYNHYQNHQHPQIHPHPQLNIMPPPQDQPLDLSVRARKMPPASINFDPRMCKRDALPNILPHHHGPVGVPVIKGDVASPTTKESVAWRYNLDVSPVVEEMPPGSDVAYVCPVCGQMFSLHDRLAKHMASRHKSRNPSSDIAKAYVCEVCNRSFARSDMLTRHMRLHTGVKPYTCKVCGQVFSRSDHLSTHQRTHTGEKPYKCPQCPYAACRRDMITRHMRTHTRYEAQRTGSLVDGKSGILSEMKLPLLVKNENVPDSLKSPLLGDARMPMIVKTESA from the coding sequence ATGACTATGGCAGAAAGTACTGACCCTATGGGGCATCATAACAGTCAACCGCCGCATCATCAAGCTCATCATTATGGTCATTCGCATCCAGTCAACAACAATCATCCGTATGTTACCAACAACAACATGCCGTGGAAGCAACGAAAACGAAAAAGACTGTCAGCCGTCGTAGACAAACTAGCAAACAACAATGTCGCAATCCACAACAACAACCAAGGGGAGAGCAGTTATAAAATTCCTTGTACATACCCCGGAGGCAGATCAAGTAGTGGCGAAGAGTCCGAGGAATTGTCCAATTCAGGAGACAGTCCCAGAGTTAGTGTTAGTCCGTTTCAGACAAATGAAGCAATTGACAATCAACTGCGAGTAGACATAAAGACTGAATTGCCTAGTCCGTATGATAGGTACTTCCCCATCGCATCGCCTCTGTTTGGATATCTACGAAATAAATATTTCACGGAATTGTGTCGAAGAACAAATGATTTCTACGCTTCTCCTCCGGGTGCCACTCAACTCTCAAGTCAGAATCAGCAGAGTCAGCCACAGCAGCACGATCAGTCGCCCAGTCGCCAGCTTCAACATGACCAGCGGCCGTCCCCATCACAGCATTCGCCAACAGTTCATTACAATCACTATCAAAATCATCAACACCCGCAAATCCACCCTCATCCACAACTCAACATTATGCCACCCCCGCAAGATCAGCCTCTAGATCTGTCAGTGCGAGCGCGCAAAATGCCGCCTGCATCCATAAACTTCGATCCTAGGATGTGTAAGCGCGATGCATTGCCAAATATATTGCCTCACCATCATGGTCCAGTAGGAGTGCCAGTTATAAAGGGCGATGTAGCGTCGCCGACCACTAAGGAGTCAGTCGCTTGGCGTTACAACCTAGATGTATCCCCGGTTGTGGAGGAGATGCCACCCGGATCCGATGTAGCCTACGTGTGTCCTGTTTGTGGACAAATGTTTTCGTTACACGACCGTCTTGCCAAGCATATGGCCTCGCGTCACAAGAGTCGAAATCCTTCCTCCGACATAGCCAAGGCCTACGTTTGTGAGGTATGCAACCGTTCGTTCGCACGCTCGGATATGCTCACGCGTCACATGCGACTGCACACTGGCGTCAAGCCATACACGTGTAAAGTATGCGGTCAAGTGTTTTCACGATCGGATCATTTGTCCACACATCAGCGAACGCACACAGGGGAGAAACCCTACAAGTGTCCGCAATGTCCTTACGCTGCATGCAGGCGTGACATGATCACGCGTCACATGCGAACCCATACGCGCTACGAGGCCCAACGTACAGGCAGCTTGGTTGACGGTAAGTCCGGGATCCTATCCGAGATGAAACTTCCGTTGCTGGTGAAGAACGAGAATGTCCCTGACTCCCTCAAATCACCACTCCTGGGGGATGCACGGATGCCGATGATTGTGAAAACTGAAAGCGCTTAA